CGGGTCATCGACGCTTTATATGACCTCAGCGATAAGATAGATGTCGAATTCGCAGGCCAAACTGATATTCAGGCGGAGCTCCATCATAAGTTTGCCGAGGTTTTCGCGATGGCGGCAAAATCTCCGCTGACACTGACCGATCCCGAGAGGCTGATGAAAAAATATCGCTTTCATGCGATCAGAGCTCTCGAACTAAGGAAACAGTATTATGGCGATTGGCATGAGCTTGTCGCCAAGGACATTTTCTACAGCTATGCAATCACGTCAGTGACGGAGTTTGAAATGGGGCAAAAACTCGACCGGGCTATTCGGATGATGAGGGCGACGAACCCGAAGAATCTCAATCTGCCCTATATGCTAGAAGGCTATGCGGCACGTCTTGTGAATCCGGAACTGGAGAGGTTTCATCAGCCGTTTGTTGCCGCCGTCACACCGGCGACCGATGAGAATAATTTTCAGGTCGGCGAAAGGTATCTACGCGAGGCATTGATCCTTTTTCGATTACATTACAAAGAGGAAAATTACGCGATCATTGCTAACACCTGCATGCTTGCACATGCTCTGGCTAAGCAGGAAAAATGGGATGTTATCGATGAACCGTTGGCGATCTGCCGCCGCGGCTATGTAGATTCCGACCCGCTCAGTTCATTTCGAGGGATCGTAGAAGAGACAGAACGGCTCAGCCGAAATAGAGATAATTAGGATATTCGCTTGATCTTAGCTAGCAGGACGGGCGAAAAACATCATCGTGAGCATCAGCAGGAAATACGGCGCGAGAACGGCGGCGCCGGCATAGTCTTTCGCGATCCGCTGGCCAAAGAAAAGGCCGGTTATTGTCGCCGCACCCAAAATGGCGGCATAGAGGATAACGATCGTCGAACCGGCGATGAAGAAATAGACTAACCCAGCGGCAGCGGTAAGACCCGTCAGGAGTTCGAGCACCGTGATCTTTAAGACCATGATGGTTGTGAACGGCCCAAGAAAAGTCTTGGAAAAATGCCCGGTCAGCCATTCGATATTGCCTTTCCAGTCGAACACCTTATCGAGTCCCGACTGCAGGAAAAGTATCGCGGTGAACAAAGCCGCGAAAAGCGCGGGAAGATTTTTAAGAATTTCGTCGAGATTCATATATCAAAACTCGTGCAGCCCGCTGAGGCAGGCGGCTCTGACTTAACGCCGCTTGGCCATCAGAGCCTCGATCTCGTCGACCTCTTTGGTGACCTTTGAAGTGAGATTGATGTTGCCGCTTTCGGTTACGAGGACGTCGTCCTCAATGCGGATGCCGATGCCGCGGTATTTTGCGGGAGCCGTCTTGTCATCGGGCGGAACGTAAATACCGGGCTCTACGGTCAGCACCATTCCCGGAGCATAAGGTTTTGACTGCTTCGCTTGCTGATCGACGAAATAGCGTCCGGCATCGTGTACGTCAAGGCCGAGCCAATGGCCGACGCCGTGCATGTAATATTTCAGGTAAGCCTTTTTCTTGATCAGATCCGCGGTCTTACCCTTGAGCAGTCCAAGCTTGACCATTCCTTCTGTCAGCAGTTCGATCGAGAATTGCTGTCGCTGCAGGTGCGTATTGCCGACCACAGTGAAATCAATGCACTTTTTCTGAACGTCTAAGACGACGTCGTAAACCTCACGCTGTGCGGGCGTGAATTTGCCATTGACGGGAAAAGTGCGTGTGATGTCGCTGGCATAACCTCGGAACTCTGCGCCGGCGTCGATCAACAGCAGGTCGCCGTCCTTAAGCGGCATGTTGTTCTCGACATAGTGCAGAATGGTCGCGTTCGCTCCGCCGCCTACAATGGAATTGTATGCAACGCCGCTTGCACCCTTGTCCTTCATATAGGCTTCCATCAGAGCCTCGACTTGGCCTTCGGTCATGCCGGGTTTGACCTTCTTCATCGCTAGGACGTGAGCCTCTGCGGCAATGTTCGAAGAGATCTGCATCAGTTCGACCTCTTCGGCCGTCTTGTGCAGGCGCATTTCGCCGGTGATCAGCGTCGGATCTTTGATGGTGTGCGGCGGATATGCGGTTTTCAGGCGGCGCACACGCTGTTCGCTGAAATAATCGAGCATCTGCTCGTCGAGATCCTTGTCAGATGAAAAACGATAGTAAAGAACATCCTTTCCGTCGAGATGCTTGCCTATGTTTGCGGCGAACTTTTCAACTGGGAACGCCTTTTTCGCACCATAGTTCTTAACCGCACCGGCAACGCCTTCGCGACGCCCATACCAAGTTTCCATCAACGGGTCGCGCGGCCGCACGTAAAGGACATAGTCGTCCTTTGCGCCGGGCGTAATGACGGCGATCGCATCGGGTTCGGGAAAGCCGGTCAGATACCAAAAATCGGAATCCTGGCGGAACTTATATTCCGAGTCGTAGCTACGCGTTTTCTCGTGGGCTGCGGGAATTATAGCGACAGAATTTTCGTCAAGCTGGTCGATGAAGCGTTTCAATTGTTTTCGCATAACGTCCTGATTTTATCGCAAAATTCGCCTGCCCGTAATGCAAACGAAACAAAACGCAAAAAAAGTGCACGTTGCGGTTTCCATCCGCGTTCTAAATTTGTCGAATGTTGCTATAATCCTCGACGTTATTTACACCAATTTCCGGAGACAAATTGAAATTATGAAAAAGATAATGATCGCGGCGATCTTTGCCCTTGCCCTTTCTGCTGCTGCATTTGCGGACATCGCCCGGCCCGATTTAAAGCCGAAGCCCGTATCCAAGCCGAAAGGTCCCGAGGCGGACATGGTAATACGAATTGACTCGGGGGCATCGGAGGCAAAACTCGTAGTTCCTAAGACACACCTGAAGAAGCTCAGAGCCGAACTCGATGCACTTGATCAGGACGACGAGGACAATACGGCGGATGCCGGTACTTCAATACAGCGCATTCAAACAATTGTCGGCGGAGTCTTTCTGAGCCTTGCGTTTGTATTTGGAGGGTTCTGGATCGCAAAGCGCAACGGTAAAGGGGCTGGCGCCGCCGGAATCATCGCAGTAATGCTGACGACGGGAGCAGCGGTTTCGCTCGTTTACGCAAATGTCGGGCCGCCGCCGTCCGCTCGAAAGATCACCTCAAAGATTTTCGACACGAATGTGATCCGTCCGTTTGGTTATATCTCCGGAAAGATCAGGGTCGAGGTCGGCAACACTGACACATTTGAACTTATCGTTCCCGATGAGGGTGTCGAGACTGGCAATCGTAAATAAGCTGACGTTATGTATGAAATAGGTCGTTCCAATATCGGCTTGGCCGTTAGGCCGTCGAGCGGCACATTGCTGTTCGTCGGTTTCGCTGCCTCTTGCGCGATCGGAGCGGCCGCGATCGGTAGCTTTCCGCTGGAGGCGTCGATAATTACGATCTTCCTGTTTGCCGGAGCTCATAATCTGATGGAGTTCCGGTATTTTGCCGCACGTATGCCGGTGCGTTGGGGGCGTTCAAGAGCGTTTTACTCGGTCGGCATCGGCGGCGTTGTCATTCTGACCGCGGGATATTTGAGCCTGTATTTTGCGAGCGGCAATTGGCTTTGGAGCGAAGCGGGCTGGGCAGTTTTTGCCGCGGTCTGGAATACGCTATTCATCCTGTGGGTCGGAGTTCTCTTCTATCTGCGTGGGAAGCAGCGGCCGAAAAGCGACTGGTCGTGGGCGTTTCCTTTGGTGTTTCTGTTGGCTGCCGCCGCGTGGATCGTCCCGCAATACTGGAGCCTCGCGCTCGTCTATATTCACCCGTTCGTTGCGATGTGGTTCCTCGATCGGCAGATACGGCGCACGAAGCCCGAATGGCTGCGTGCGTATCACGCGTGTCTTGCAACGATACCGTTTTTTGTGATCGCACTTTGGGCGGCGTTCGCTTCGCGTCCAAACCTTTCGGAAGAAACAACTCTGTTTTGGCGTATCGCACAGCACGCAGGCAGCGGGATCGTTCCGGGCATTTCTAGTCACTTTCTTGTTGCGACGCACGTATTTCTTGAGTCGATACATTATTTTGTGTGGCTGCTGCTGATACCGCTCGTTGACAGGCGGGCAATACCGTGGCGTCTGAAAGACATTCCGCTGATGTCGAGCAAGCAGGGCCTTCCAAAACTTGCCGGAGCATTTTTTGCGGTAAGCCTAATGCTCGTTCTGGCTCTTTGGGCAGGGTTTTCGCTTGATTATACGACCACTCGCGACGTCTATTTCGCCTTTGCGATCGCCCATGTAAT
This sequence is a window from Acidobacteriota bacterium. Protein-coding genes within it:
- a CDS encoding DoxX family membrane protein; this translates as MNLDEILKNLPALFAALFTAILFLQSGLDKVFDWKGNIEWLTGHFSKTFLGPFTTIMVLKITVLELLTGLTAAAGLVYFFIAGSTIVILYAAILGAATITGLFFGQRIAKDYAGAAVLAPYFLLMLTMMFFARPAS
- a CDS encoding aminopeptidase P N-terminal domain-containing protein; this translates as MRKQLKRFIDQLDENSVAIIPAAHEKTRSYDSEYKFRQDSDFWYLTGFPEPDAIAVITPGAKDDYVLYVRPRDPLMETWYGRREGVAGAVKNYGAKKAFPVEKFAANIGKHLDGKDVLYYRFSSDKDLDEQMLDYFSEQRVRRLKTAYPPHTIKDPTLITGEMRLHKTAEEVELMQISSNIAAEAHVLAMKKVKPGMTEGQVEALMEAYMKDKGASGVAYNSIVGGGANATILHYVENNMPLKDGDLLLIDAGAEFRGYASDITRTFPVNGKFTPAQREVYDVVLDVQKKCIDFTVVGNTHLQRQQFSIELLTEGMVKLGLLKGKTADLIKKKAYLKYYMHGVGHWLGLDVHDAGRYFVDQQAKQSKPYAPGMVLTVEPGIYVPPDDKTAPAKYRGIGIRIEDDVLVTESGNINLTSKVTKEVDEIEALMAKRR